The following coding sequences are from one Leptolyngbya sp. NIES-3755 window:
- a CDS encoding hypothetical protein (similar to AA sequence:cyanobase_aa:LBDG_22590) yields the protein MWTQIDAQISQAISQSFESCDRRSVGGGCINQGYRISDGTLTFFVKLNRADQLAMFEAEVIGLQHMREAEAIRIPKPICTGISESSAYIVLEWLDLGRGSSQAWADMGRNLARMHRYQKSTAFGWERNNTIGSTPQINSWTSNWTDFFTQHRIGYQLELGARNGGRFRNGARLLDRIPELLANHEPKPSIVHGDLWSGNAAVMQSGEPVIFDPATYWGDREVDLAMTELFGGFPAEFYRGYEEIYPTDSGYKTRKTLYNLYHILNHFNLFGGSYESQANRMIDQLIV from the coding sequence ATGTGGACTCAGATTGATGCTCAGATTAGCCAAGCGATTTCGCAGTCGTTTGAAAGTTGCGATCGACGTTCGGTTGGCGGTGGCTGCATCAATCAGGGTTATCGAATCAGTGATGGCACTCTCACATTTTTTGTAAAGCTCAATCGAGCCGATCAGCTTGCCATGTTTGAAGCAGAAGTGATCGGCTTACAACACATGAGAGAAGCAGAGGCGATCCGAATTCCGAAACCGATTTGTACTGGAATTTCAGAAAGTTCAGCTTATATTGTGCTTGAATGGCTCGATTTAGGTCGGGGAAGTTCTCAAGCCTGGGCGGACATGGGACGAAATCTCGCACGAATGCACCGGTATCAAAAATCAACGGCATTCGGATGGGAGCGGAATAATACGATCGGGTCAACACCTCAGATCAATTCCTGGACATCGAACTGGACGGATTTTTTTACTCAACATCGAATTGGGTATCAGCTTGAATTGGGGGCGCGGAATGGGGGACGGTTTCGGAATGGAGCAAGGTTACTGGATCGAATTCCAGAATTACTTGCGAATCATGAACCGAAACCGTCGATCGTACATGGAGATTTATGGTCAGGAAACGCGGCGGTGATGCAATCCGGGGAACCTGTCATCTTTGATCCAGCGACTTATTGGGGCGATCGAGAAGTGGATTTGGCGATGACCGAATTGTTTGGGGGCTTTCCCGCTGAATTTTATCGAGGCTATGAAGAGATTTATCCGACTGATTCAGGCTACAAGACGCGAAAAACGCTCTACAACCTGTATCACATCTTGAATCACTT